In Ilumatobacter fluminis, the following proteins share a genomic window:
- a CDS encoding response regulator has protein sequence MTIRVLIVDDDVLVRAGLRMMIETQDDLEVVGEAGDGAEAIELAASTEPDVVVMDIRMPGMDGLEATRRIVGQPVGLGDVADAADDVDTDDGPRVLVLTTFEIDEYVYDAVRAGASGFLLKRTPPEELLAGIRVVAGGDALLAPSVTRRLMREFSRATADGPVATDVSNRELDRLTDREREVLLLIAQGLSNKEIATELIVGESTVKTHVKRILMKLALRDRVHAVVYAYESGLLEPGT, from the coding sequence ATGACCATCCGAGTGCTGATCGTCGACGACGACGTGCTGGTGCGCGCCGGGTTGCGCATGATGATCGAGACCCAGGACGACCTCGAGGTCGTGGGCGAAGCTGGCGACGGCGCCGAAGCGATCGAACTCGCCGCTTCGACGGAGCCCGATGTGGTCGTGATGGACATCCGCATGCCCGGCATGGACGGCTTGGAAGCGACCCGTCGGATCGTCGGCCAGCCGGTCGGCCTGGGCGACGTGGCCGACGCTGCCGACGACGTCGACACCGATGACGGGCCACGGGTGCTCGTGCTCACGACGTTCGAGATCGACGAGTACGTGTACGACGCCGTCCGGGCCGGAGCGAGCGGCTTCCTGCTGAAGCGGACGCCGCCCGAGGAGCTGCTGGCCGGCATCCGAGTCGTGGCGGGCGGCGACGCTCTCCTGGCGCCGTCGGTGACGCGACGGCTGATGCGCGAGTTCTCCCGTGCCACCGCCGACGGCCCGGTGGCGACCGACGTCAGCAACCGTGAACTGGACCGGCTCACCGACCGCGAACGCGAGGTGCTCTTGTTGATCGCGCAGGGGCTGTCGAACAAGGAGATCGCCACCGAGCTGATCGTCGGCGAGAGCACCGTCAAGACCCACGTCAAGCGGATCCTGATGAAGCTCGCCCTGCGCGACCGCGTCCACGCCGTCGTCTACGCCTACGAATCCGGCCTCCTCGAACCCGGCACCTGA
- a CDS encoding sensor histidine kinase → MTWFAPDRTPNRAPIWFVADACGALTLVFVTVVQMSRPDAVDEFGAVGFPGWLLVLGPAALIVVRRLAPLTVLAAAIGIYLVAAFEYGEGNGTLALVPLSYTVALTRPPRVSATILAVALVAVWPITFYGPGEIDSFDGGARFVFAMFFLVGWAFGTQVRAAQERQAALAEHAAATQAAVDAVARQAVAEERNRIARELHDAVGHSVNVMVMQAGAARLATEDDRAVGSLREIERVGRLALSDLDRMLGLLREADDAAPLEPAYGLADIGRLVDGVRSAGADIDYLNECPAELDRTVERTTGATAYRIVQEALTNAVKHAGPAHIEVALRCDERELVVQVRDDGRGAASTATTGGGRGLIGMRERVELLGGRLVTGPRAGGGYRVEARIPRAEDER, encoded by the coding sequence ATGACGTGGTTCGCTCCCGACCGCACCCCGAATCGCGCCCCGATCTGGTTCGTCGCCGACGCCTGCGGGGCGCTGACACTCGTGTTCGTCACGGTCGTCCAGATGTCCCGGCCCGACGCCGTCGACGAGTTCGGCGCCGTCGGCTTCCCCGGCTGGCTCCTCGTCCTCGGGCCGGCAGCGCTGATCGTCGTCCGGCGTCTCGCCCCGCTCACCGTGCTCGCGGCGGCGATCGGTATCTACCTCGTCGCCGCCTTCGAGTACGGCGAGGGCAACGGGACGCTCGCGCTCGTGCCGCTCTCGTACACGGTGGCGCTCACCCGGCCGCCACGGGTGTCGGCGACGATCCTGGCGGTCGCGTTGGTCGCCGTGTGGCCGATCACCTTCTACGGGCCCGGCGAGATCGACTCGTTCGACGGCGGCGCCCGGTTCGTCTTCGCCATGTTCTTCCTGGTCGGCTGGGCGTTCGGGACGCAGGTGCGTGCAGCGCAGGAACGCCAGGCGGCCCTCGCCGAACACGCGGCCGCGACCCAGGCGGCGGTCGATGCCGTCGCCCGCCAGGCCGTCGCAGAGGAACGCAACCGGATCGCACGCGAGCTGCACGACGCCGTCGGCCACAGCGTGAACGTGATGGTGATGCAGGCCGGCGCCGCCCGCCTCGCCACCGAGGACGACCGCGCCGTCGGCTCACTGCGAGAGATCGAGCGGGTCGGCCGACTCGCCTTGTCCGACCTCGACCGGATGCTGGGCCTGCTGCGCGAAGCGGACGACGCCGCGCCGCTCGAACCCGCCTACGGCCTGGCCGACATCGGCCGCCTCGTCGACGGGGTGCGCTCCGCCGGCGCCGACATCGACTACCTGAACGAGTGCCCGGCCGAACTCGACCGGACGGTCGAACGCACGACCGGCGCCACCGCATACCGCATCGTGCAGGAGGCGCTCACCAATGCCGTCAAGCACGCCGGACCGGCCCACATCGAGGTCGCCCTGCGGTGCGACGAGCGTGAGCTCGTGGTGCAGGTGCGCGACGACGGTCGCGGCGCCGCATCCACCGCCACCACCGGCGGCGGCCGCGGACTGATCGGGATGCGCGAACGCGTCGAGTTGTTGGGTGGCCGCCTCGTCACCGGGCCACGGGCCGGCGGCGGCTACCGGGTCGAGGCCCGCATCCCCCGAGCGGAGGACGAACGATGA
- a CDS encoding S41 family peptidase — MSLPSSTHNHRTAAISLGLFAMVCAACGSDSSFTVGDGGDAVEPAGVDVSVSAGVSIARDDSDLPDLESLEVVDGMVTLPDGWFEMAGYGTVLHVDGDDVVPYYVTTSTCTMGDTEDNEFPVDRAEAVDGVLVVDLVGTTTVNRLLPLSGGLECDSDPDDALIALDELFATHYPFFDERGLDWNDEMDRIRTAADVGDEALAAEVEAFVQRLGDGHTTFGGDVDVDPADFGVDGVTTVEQVNELYADEAAATLAAIDDLDFDPAVSVGWGTLAEGVGYLVVTDFLADDHEAFDAALSDAVAALDERFDRLVVDMRFNPGGYGDLAVLTAGFFTDEPTQAYRKWAYAEPDPFVQTVEIEPADEHFDGTIAVLTSPVTASAAEEFLLSIRAVADPIMVGAPSFGAFSDAIDWVLPDGTELTLSMEVYTDLDGVSYEGTGIPVDVPAPFDQTVEAALTELTSTP, encoded by the coding sequence ATGTCTCTCCCCTCATCCACCCACAACCACCGCACGGCAGCGATCTCACTCGGGTTGTTCGCCATGGTGTGCGCCGCGTGTGGCAGCGACAGCAGCTTCACCGTCGGCGACGGCGGTGATGCGGTCGAACCGGCCGGTGTCGACGTCTCGGTGTCGGCCGGTGTGTCGATCGCCCGTGACGACAGCGACCTCCCCGATCTCGAGTCGCTGGAGGTCGTCGACGGCATGGTCACGTTGCCCGACGGCTGGTTCGAGATGGCCGGCTACGGCACCGTCCTTCACGTCGACGGCGACGACGTCGTGCCGTACTACGTGACGACGTCGACCTGCACGATGGGTGACACCGAGGACAACGAGTTCCCGGTCGACCGTGCCGAGGCCGTCGACGGCGTCCTCGTCGTCGACCTGGTCGGCACCACGACCGTCAACCGTCTCCTGCCCCTGTCGGGCGGTCTCGAGTGCGACAGCGACCCCGACGACGCACTCATCGCACTCGACGAGCTCTTCGCCACCCACTACCCGTTCTTCGACGAGCGCGGCCTCGACTGGAACGACGAGATGGACCGCATCCGCACCGCCGCCGACGTCGGTGACGAGGCCCTCGCTGCCGAGGTGGAGGCGTTCGTCCAGCGGCTCGGCGACGGCCACACGACCTTCGGCGGCGACGTCGACGTCGACCCGGCCGACTTCGGCGTCGACGGTGTGACGACCGTCGAGCAGGTGAACGAGCTCTACGCCGACGAGGCCGCGGCGACGCTCGCAGCCATCGACGACCTCGACTTCGATCCGGCCGTGAGCGTCGGGTGGGGCACCCTCGCCGAGGGCGTCGGCTACCTCGTCGTGACCGACTTCCTCGCCGACGATCACGAGGCGTTCGACGCCGCCCTGTCCGACGCCGTCGCCGCCCTCGACGAGCGGTTCGACCGGCTGGTCGTCGACATGCGCTTCAACCCCGGCGGCTACGGCGACCTCGCGGTGCTGACGGCGGGCTTCTTCACCGACGAGCCGACCCAGGCCTACCGCAAGTGGGCGTACGCCGAGCCCGATCCGTTCGTGCAGACCGTCGAGATCGAGCCGGCCGACGAGCACTTCGACGGGACGATCGCCGTGCTGACCTCGCCCGTCACGGCGAGCGCAGCCGAGGAGTTCCTGCTCTCGATCCGTGCGGTCGCCGATCCGATCATGGTCGGCGCCCCGTCGTTCGGCGCCTTCTCCGACGCCATCGACTGGGTGCTGCCCGACGGCACCGAACTGACCCTGTCGATGGAGGTCTACACCGACCTCGACGGCGTCTCGTACGAGGGCACCGGCATCCCCGTCGACGTGCCCGCCCCCTTCGACCAGACGGTCGAGGCCGCGCTGACCGAACTCACCTCGACCCCCTGA
- a CDS encoding DUF4386 family protein — translation MSTTTRQPVPTTSTDDRSSRIGGVAAVVAALTFVFGIVMFATSMTDYTTGDPSPAESVDFLVAHQGSLLVWYVVIYIVFGIALVPLALALHRRVAPAMPMLAKTATAFGLIWAGLMFATGMISNIGIEVVADLAGSHPGDAPAVWSAIDAVTDGLGGGNELVGALWIGLISVAALASGALPKALNWFGVVTAVGGLATLVPGFEAAEMVFGLGSIAWFVWIGIALLRDRTA, via the coding sequence ATGAGCACCACCACCCGTCAGCCCGTTCCGACCACCTCCACCGACGACCGGAGCAGCCGCATCGGTGGCGTCGCCGCCGTCGTCGCCGCCCTCACGTTCGTGTTCGGCATCGTCATGTTCGCCACGAGCATGACCGACTACACGACGGGCGATCCCAGCCCGGCCGAGTCGGTCGACTTCCTCGTCGCCCACCAGGGCTCGCTCCTGGTCTGGTACGTCGTCATCTACATCGTGTTCGGCATCGCCCTCGTGCCGCTCGCCCTCGCCCTCCACCGACGAGTGGCACCGGCCATGCCGATGCTGGCCAAGACGGCCACCGCCTTCGGGTTGATCTGGGCGGGCCTGATGTTCGCCACCGGGATGATCTCGAACATCGGGATCGAGGTCGTCGCCGACCTGGCCGGCTCGCACCCGGGCGACGCCCCGGCCGTGTGGTCGGCGATCGACGCCGTCACCGACGGCCTCGGCGGCGGCAACGAGTTGGTCGGCGCACTGTGGATCGGCCTGATCAGCGTCGCCGCCCTCGCCTCGGGCGCCCTCCCGAAGGCCCTCAACTGGTTCGGCGTGGTGACGGCTGTCGGCGGCCTGGCCACCCTCGTCCCCGGCTTCGAAGCCGCCGAGATGGTGTTCGGCCTCGGCTCGATCGCCTGGTTCGTCTGGATCGGCATCGCCCTTCTCCGCGACCGCACCGCCTGA
- a CDS encoding ABC transporter ATP-binding protein produces MTITTEPTTETSTFAPPQTGAPAAGFAASATDAVKTYGRGDAAVHALDGVTVGFERNRFTAIMGPSGSGKSTLMQAVAGLDTLTSGSVAIGGVELSSLNDKQLTRMRRDKIGFIFQSFNLVPTLTARENILLPLDLAGRKVDRDWLDHVVSTVGMGERLRHRPTELSGGQQQRVAVARALVSRPEIVFGDEPTGNLDSRAGAEVLSFLRTAVRELDQTVVMVTHDPIAASYADRIVFLADGRIVDEMLSPTPDSVLDRMKRFEY; encoded by the coding sequence ATGACCATCACCACCGAACCCACCACCGAAACCTCGACCTTCGCACCGCCGCAGACCGGTGCCCCCGCCGCCGGGTTCGCCGCCAGCGCCACCGATGCGGTCAAGACCTACGGCCGCGGCGACGCCGCCGTCCACGCGCTCGACGGTGTCACCGTCGGCTTCGAACGGAACCGCTTCACCGCCATCATGGGCCCGTCCGGGTCGGGCAAGTCGACGCTCATGCAGGCCGTTGCCGGCCTCGACACGCTGACGTCCGGCTCGGTCGCCATCGGCGGCGTCGAGCTCTCGTCGCTGAACGACAAGCAGCTCACCCGCATGCGTCGGGACAAGATCGGCTTCATCTTCCAGTCGTTCAACCTGGTGCCGACCTTGACCGCCCGGGAGAACATCCTGCTGCCGCTCGATCTCGCCGGCCGCAAGGTCGACCGCGACTGGCTCGACCACGTTGTGTCGACCGTCGGCATGGGGGAGCGCCTCCGCCATCGCCCGACCGAGCTGTCGGGCGGCCAGCAGCAGCGCGTGGCCGTGGCCCGTGCGCTCGTCAGCCGCCCCGAGATCGTCTTCGGTGACGAGCCGACCGGCAACCTCGACAGCCGCGCCGGCGCCGAGGTGCTGTCGTTCCTGCGCACCGCAGTGCGCGAACTCGACCAGACCGTCGTGATGGTCACCCACGATCCGATCGCCGCGTCGTACGCCGACCGGATCGTCTTCCTCGCCGACGGTCGCATCGTCGACGAGATGCTCTCGCCCACGCCCGACTCGGTGCTCGACCGCATGAAGCGGTTCGAGTACTGA
- a CDS encoding ABC transporter permease → MLRLSIRSLLAKKLRFITTAVAIVLGVAFTAGTMILADTMSASFGTAIEGVADGVDVVARGHRLDPDDPLTARAEIPFDTLDTIADLPGVAAAAPYSEGYTEVIGADGSTIDVMQSVGLNWIDDDVLALYEIVDGRAPSASGEVALGDNTAELADVAIGDPVDLLTVRGRETFTVVGFTQLSGGSAFGNTGFVHFTDADADGRITEPGQTDWVIARGDGSVTPDALAASASLVLPDQNIVTGQGMIDEQQADVDRAVDLIRTILLVFGFIALFVGAFTIANTFTVTIAQRTKELALVRAIGAGRRQVLGSVVIEAAVLGVVAAAAGVVAGIGVAAGLIQLFATFGLEFPDSDLVIATRTIVWSMATGVGVTIGSALLPARRGASVAPVEAMREASTEAPGVPIRRTVVGLVAAVAGVAFLIVGGSDGNAKTVGYGIALAFVGALALGPVLVRPVVAALAVPLGWFGASGRLAAANARRNSKRSAATASALTIGVMLVAGAAMFASTASETVRGDVEEVFVADRIVRSLGMSPGMPTELAVALADIDGVDVLPMQTADVSIDGDIATVSGLDLADADGFLDVEVLDGAIDATSLAVGDQLAADQGWSVGDSVDITFTDGTSEQLPIGAILDEGAALEPIVAPYDLVAAHGIGLDRLLFIDAGDDAAIAAVEAVTDQMPTATVETVSELSAAIAGTFDTLLTIVLGFLGLAIVIAVLGIATTIGLSVHERTRELGVLRAVGMSRSQLRRSIRLEAIVIALFGTAVGAALGIGGTWALLTTLGDDGFASPVLPIGPLVGTAIGAILAGTAAAALPAHRAARRPVLDAIRAD, encoded by the coding sequence ATGTTGCGCCTCTCCATCCGTTCGCTGCTCGCCAAGAAGCTGCGATTCATCACCACCGCGGTCGCCATCGTCCTCGGCGTCGCCTTCACGGCGGGGACGATGATCCTCGCCGACACCATGTCGGCGTCGTTCGGCACCGCGATCGAGGGCGTCGCCGACGGCGTCGACGTGGTCGCCCGCGGTCACCGCCTCGACCCCGACGACCCGCTCACCGCCCGCGCCGAGATCCCCTTCGACACGCTCGATACGATCGCCGACCTTCCGGGTGTGGCTGCCGCCGCTCCCTACTCGGAGGGCTACACGGAGGTGATCGGCGCCGACGGTTCGACGATCGACGTGATGCAGAGCGTCGGGTTGAACTGGATCGACGACGACGTCCTCGCGTTGTACGAGATCGTCGACGGTCGTGCCCCGTCGGCCTCCGGTGAGGTCGCACTCGGCGACAACACAGCGGAGCTGGCCGACGTCGCGATCGGTGACCCGGTCGACCTGCTCACGGTGCGCGGCCGCGAGACGTTTACCGTCGTCGGCTTCACCCAGCTCTCGGGTGGTTCGGCGTTCGGTAACACGGGGTTCGTCCACTTCACCGACGCCGACGCCGACGGCCGCATCACCGAGCCGGGTCAGACCGACTGGGTGATCGCCCGCGGCGACGGTTCGGTCACGCCCGATGCGCTGGCCGCCAGCGCCTCGCTCGTGCTGCCCGATCAGAACATCGTCACCGGTCAGGGCATGATCGACGAGCAACAGGCCGACGTCGACCGCGCCGTCGACCTCATCCGCACGATCCTGCTCGTGTTCGGGTTCATCGCCCTGTTCGTCGGAGCGTTCACGATCGCCAACACCTTCACGGTGACGATCGCACAGCGGACGAAGGAGCTCGCCCTGGTGCGTGCGATCGGAGCCGGCCGCCGCCAGGTGCTCGGCTCGGTCGTAATCGAGGCGGCCGTGCTCGGTGTGGTCGCTGCCGCAGCGGGTGTCGTCGCCGGCATCGGCGTCGCGGCTGGGCTGATCCAGCTGTTCGCCACCTTCGGTCTCGAGTTCCCAGACTCCGACCTCGTCATCGCCACCCGGACGATCGTCTGGTCGATGGCGACCGGCGTCGGTGTGACGATCGGGTCGGCCCTGCTGCCCGCCCGCCGTGGCGCCTCGGTCGCTCCGGTCGAGGCGATGCGCGAAGCCTCGACCGAGGCACCGGGTGTCCCCATCCGGCGCACGGTCGTCGGCCTGGTCGCCGCCGTCGCCGGTGTCGCCTTCCTCATCGTCGGTGGTTCCGACGGGAACGCCAAGACCGTCGGTTACGGCATCGCCCTCGCCTTCGTCGGTGCACTGGCGCTCGGCCCCGTGCTCGTCCGCCCGGTCGTCGCGGCCCTCGCCGTGCCGCTCGGCTGGTTCGGTGCGAGCGGTCGTCTCGCCGCTGCGAACGCCCGCCGCAACTCGAAGCGGTCGGCCGCAACGGCGTCGGCGCTCACGATCGGCGTGATGCTGGTCGCCGGTGCCGCCATGTTCGCGAGCACCGCATCGGAGACGGTGCGCGGCGACGTGGAAGAGGTGTTCGTCGCCGACCGGATCGTGCGTTCGCTCGGGATGAGCCCGGGCATGCCGACCGAACTCGCCGTCGCCCTCGCCGACATCGACGGCGTCGACGTCCTCCCGATGCAGACGGCCGACGTCTCGATCGACGGTGACATCGCCACCGTGTCGGGTCTCGACCTGGCCGACGCCGACGGCTTCCTCGACGTCGAGGTACTCGACGGTGCGATCGACGCCACCTCGTTGGCGGTCGGCGACCAGCTCGCCGCCGACCAGGGCTGGTCCGTCGGTGACTCGGTCGACATCACCTTCACCGACGGCACGTCGGAGCAACTCCCGATCGGTGCGATCCTCGACGAGGGCGCCGCCCTCGAACCGATCGTCGCCCCGTACGACCTCGTCGCCGCTCACGGCATCGGCCTCGACCGGCTCCTCTTCATCGACGCCGGCGACGACGCCGCGATCGCAGCGGTCGAGGCGGTCACCGACCAGATGCCGACCGCCACGGTCGAGACGGTGTCGGAGCTCTCCGCCGCCATCGCCGGCACGTTCGACACCCTGCTGACGATCGTGCTCGGCTTCCTCGGCTTGGCGATCGTGATCGCCGTGCTCGGCATCGCCACCACGATCGGCCTGTCGGTGCACGAGCGCACCCGTGAGCTCGGCGTGTTGCGAGCGGTCGGCATGAGCCGCAGCCAGCTGCGCCGGTCGATCCGGTTGGAGGCGATCGTCATCGCCCTGTTCGGTACAGCGGTCGGCGCCGCCCTCGGCATCGGCGGGACGTGGGCCCTGCTCACGACCCTCGGCGACGACGGCTTCGCCTCGCCCGTCCTCCCGATCGGGCCGCTCGTCGGCACTGCAATCGGCGCCATCCTCGCCGGCACCGCCGCCGCGGCACTCCCCGCCCACCGAGCCGCCCGCCGCCCCGTCCTCGACGCCATCCGCGCCGACTGA
- a CDS encoding DUF1640 domain-containing protein, translated as MPVDDRTRLELHRQLETSIGRKSTDALMAHLPPVTWDQVATKDDLSATRVLLRADLDAMAGDLRAEIKASEAGMRAMEAGIRGDMKAMETGVRSDVETGIRSVETNMQTLATQLRAEMQVSTADLRSEMHDQNSRQLRWIVTFMAGWSTLLLAAVQLMP; from the coding sequence ATGCCGGTCGACGACCGCACCCGACTCGAACTGCATCGACAACTCGAAACCTCCATCGGCCGCAAGTCGACCGACGCACTCATGGCACACCTACCACCGGTCACCTGGGATCAGGTCGCCACCAAGGACGACCTCAGCGCCACACGGGTCCTGCTGCGCGCCGACCTCGATGCGATGGCCGGCGACCTTCGTGCCGAGATCAAGGCATCCGAAGCGGGCATGCGAGCGATGGAAGCCGGTATCCGCGGCGACATGAAGGCGATGGAGACCGGCGTCCGGAGCGACGTGGAGACCGGCATCCGCTCCGTCGAGACGAACATGCAGACACTGGCGACCCAGCTGCGGGCCGAGATGCAGGTGTCGACGGCCGATCTCCGCTCGGAGATGCACGACCAGAACAGCCGTCAGCTGCGCTGGATCGTCACCTTCATGGCCGGCTGGAGCACCCTCCTCCTCGCCGCCGTGCAGCTCATGCCCTGA
- a CDS encoding S8 family serine peptidase, producing the protein MADLSVLIDRDRTADAIGELATVTSAIQVYEHIPIAVVPGDGADEGALRDLSCVVGIEPLTADRRGILHGLDRAAAIIGGRRHQWTVGGVEPGRPYPYVEGQPIGVAAPPAICAAINLSLGDRHDALVPTSPDDSVIHALHHVSGLTVCVVAAGNGHDPTYRFETLSPWAESDDVLAVGATDDEAGTTVAHYSARGGERRPDLDPDVVAWGRSALATSERDRGTSFAAARVSGLIAVVRTWLSMLQANLSGDGTGVPLPGVFVIDKEFIGAPRPYAVPDPFPAIPLVATRPGAVEALRPLDGRLDTPLASRAVLTAAAATDSPSSPSPFISEPRLLAWLEHATAHDIAAAIDGDAPPAGVEQPLFDPGIAVQINRWVRGAMAIWEWEIPSARGRMRHDLITDRPT; encoded by the coding sequence ATGGCCGACCTGAGCGTGCTGATCGACCGGGACCGGACCGCGGACGCGATCGGCGAGCTGGCGACGGTGACCTCGGCGATCCAGGTGTACGAGCACATCCCGATCGCCGTCGTCCCCGGTGACGGCGCCGACGAAGGCGCACTCCGAGATCTGTCGTGCGTGGTGGGCATCGAACCGCTGACCGCGGATCGACGGGGCATCCTGCACGGGCTCGATCGGGCCGCGGCCATCATCGGTGGCCGACGCCACCAGTGGACGGTCGGCGGTGTCGAGCCCGGTCGCCCGTACCCGTACGTCGAAGGACAGCCGATCGGTGTCGCGGCACCCCCGGCCATCTGTGCGGCGATCAACCTGTCGCTCGGCGACCGACACGACGCCCTCGTTCCCACCTCACCCGACGACAGCGTGATTCACGCCCTCCACCACGTGTCGGGCCTCACCGTGTGCGTCGTCGCGGCCGGCAACGGGCACGACCCGACCTACCGCTTCGAGACCCTGTCGCCGTGGGCCGAGTCCGACGACGTGCTGGCGGTCGGTGCGACCGACGACGAAGCCGGGACGACCGTCGCCCACTACTCGGCGCGCGGCGGCGAGCGACGACCCGACCTCGACCCCGACGTCGTCGCCTGGGGCCGCAGCGCCCTGGCGACGAGCGAGCGAGATCGCGGCACCTCGTTCGCGGCGGCTCGCGTCAGCGGACTGATCGCCGTCGTTCGCACCTGGCTCTCGATGCTGCAGGCGAACCTCAGCGGTGATGGCACCGGCGTGCCGCTGCCCGGCGTGTTCGTGATCGACAAGGAGTTCATCGGGGCGCCACGCCCCTACGCCGTTCCCGATCCGTTCCCGGCGATCCCGCTGGTCGCAACTCGACCAGGCGCCGTCGAAGCACTCCGGCCGCTCGACGGGCGGCTCGACACCCCGCTCGCGAGCCGAGCCGTGCTCACCGCAGCCGCGGCAACCGACAGCCCGTCGTCACCGTCGCCGTTCATCTCCGAACCGCGACTGCTGGCGTGGCTCGAGCATGCGACCGCACACGACATCGCCGCAGCGATCGACGGCGACGCACCGCCGGCCGGCGTGGAGCAGCCTCTGTTCGATCCGGGCATCGCCGTCCAGATCAACCGGTGGGTCCGCGGTGCGATGGCGATCTGGGAATGGGAGATCCCGAGCGCCCGCGGCCGCATGCGACACGACCTCATCACCGACCGACCGACGTGA